A DNA window from Bdellovibrio sp. BCCA contains the following coding sequences:
- a CDS encoding FHA domain-containing protein — MSAAPQVKDALKFDIEVVKGPHVGLKATFSKASVSIGRGPENDIVLSGDPRVSRQHAEIKQRGPTEFVIVNLSSKNFILVNGQNVQSEILNNDSVIQIGDTEMRIHVEVPTPAVTPVSPQTTPSMPSMTPGGLQGLGNAMPMSTPAQNSNPNPTPNFPKPMPSQAPAYQQPRPMPTMPNPSMPPAQPMNYGGYQPPPGPPPGMAPMGAASGGGLLQNPKARFYGIVAIVGLLAWYVLSSPSSKNNKDPNAIRTSVITMQDVADAEKRSQELLTVKKEKYDSIQYRRAQENFIKGFRDFQQGQYARAREAFQVVLNLDPDNELAKRYYHLSKIKFDELVKFNMIQGNRYREKKNWRMCQSNYSNVMTMLQNRKDDPSYKEAKQFYEECTLNLEGRY, encoded by the coding sequence ATGAGTGCGGCTCCGCAAGTGAAGGACGCTTTAAAGTTTGATATCGAAGTCGTGAAAGGCCCGCATGTGGGTCTGAAGGCGACTTTCTCAAAGGCTTCGGTCTCTATCGGCCGTGGTCCTGAGAATGATATCGTGCTTTCTGGTGATCCACGTGTGAGCCGTCAACATGCGGAAATCAAACAGCGTGGTCCGACTGAATTTGTGATCGTCAATTTGAGTTCTAAGAACTTTATTTTGGTCAATGGCCAGAACGTTCAATCCGAAATTTTAAACAACGATTCGGTGATTCAAATTGGTGATACAGAAATGCGTATCCACGTCGAAGTGCCGACTCCTGCAGTGACTCCTGTGTCTCCGCAGACAACACCTTCCATGCCGTCGATGACTCCAGGTGGTTTGCAAGGGCTGGGTAATGCCATGCCAATGTCAACGCCGGCGCAGAATTCAAATCCAAATCCGACGCCAAATTTCCCAAAACCAATGCCGTCGCAAGCACCGGCTTATCAACAACCTCGTCCGATGCCGACGATGCCAAATCCATCCATGCCTCCGGCGCAGCCGATGAATTATGGTGGCTATCAACCGCCTCCGGGTCCTCCTCCGGGAATGGCACCGATGGGAGCGGCTAGTGGTGGCGGACTGTTGCAAAATCCGAAAGCGCGTTTTTACGGTATTGTGGCGATCGTAGGATTGCTAGCGTGGTATGTTTTGTCGTCGCCGTCTTCGAAAAACAATAAAGATCCGAATGCAATTCGTACTTCCGTGATCACAATGCAAGACGTGGCCGATGCGGAGAAGCGCTCGCAAGAGCTTTTGACGGTGAAAAAAGAAAAATATGATTCTATTCAATATCGTCGTGCTCAGGAGAACTTTATTAAGGGTTTCCGTGACTTCCAGCAGGGTCAATATGCAAGAGCCCGTGAAGCTTTTCAGGTCGTGCTGAATCTGGACCCTGACAACGAGCTGGCAAAGCGTTATTATCATTTATCGAAGATTAAGTTTGATGAGCTTGTGAAATTCAACATGATTCAAGGCAACCGTTACAGAGAAAAGAAAAATTGGAGAATGTGTCAGTCGAATTATTCGAATGTGATGACCATGCTTCAAAATCGCAAAGATGATCCGAGTTATAAAGAAGCAAAACAATTCTATGAAGAGTGTACTTTGAATTTGGAGGGTAGATACTAA
- a CDS encoding FHA domain-containing protein, translated as MARLRVRLRGKPIYDITLSEDRSYIAGRKEDCDIVLQPEKGISREHFKVSFNNGAWNVEVVSRYGEVIYNGEQVQQFTLEHGSQFSIPPYEFDYLNTSDEVPASAEAHAGSSNLPAVTGIHASDGEAFDGSEEKTVIGVAPTAAYIKIVDAQNETKEMLRLDAGDSWVAGRDPSCHIQIRDQRVSRRQFEIRRAGSQYMIIDLGSVNGTLLNGNPISSTDTTPLKSGDAISVLTNYLYFELHDASFQSRLEMVNVPPPNPLVPMGSDSVPMEYQQQSHELMAYQGGMAPMPYQPQQMQYPMQGTPGQMPPPSGKFDFQKNRPKIIIGAVALLVVAYLFSGGEKTAPPAPKPGTAGPGSPLEAFNKLKPEQQALVRQRYKDAKNLYMQGKYQLAQDEIIKIQELVPDYEDIREIERLSKEAIFIQEQQRRQEQIEKAKLETEEKIQKQTAECQKKINPNITMSEMEDCLSPVLQFNPEHPRIVDLKSQVEIITTQREAKAVEKAAYQSQVAKMRALYDKAQQVHKKGKPLDAIAAYEKVIESRLPDPNGFKGQSQRNIASIRQMMNSKTASLQAEADKFYQAQNLKGAILSLRKARVMDPTNPDLPEKIERYMVELRKSMMTIYQEGILEESFGNVDGGESKAGAKDKWRKILELDVPDGEYYKKAYIKLKKYGAL; from the coding sequence ATGGCCCGCCTCCGAGTCCGCCTTCGTGGTAAACCCATCTATGACATCACTCTTTCTGAAGATCGTTCTTATATTGCCGGTCGTAAGGAAGATTGCGATATCGTTTTGCAACCTGAAAAAGGAATCTCGCGCGAACACTTCAAGGTTTCATTCAATAATGGAGCTTGGAATGTGGAAGTGGTTTCCCGCTATGGTGAAGTGATCTATAACGGCGAGCAAGTGCAACAGTTCACGCTGGAGCATGGCAGCCAGTTTTCAATTCCACCGTATGAGTTTGATTATTTAAATACTTCAGACGAAGTTCCTGCTTCAGCGGAAGCTCATGCGGGGTCGTCGAATCTTCCAGCGGTCACTGGTATTCATGCGAGTGACGGCGAAGCCTTTGATGGCAGTGAAGAAAAAACTGTGATTGGTGTGGCGCCTACAGCGGCTTACATCAAAATCGTTGATGCACAAAATGAAACCAAAGAAATGCTTCGTCTTGATGCCGGAGATTCTTGGGTTGCAGGCCGTGATCCTTCCTGCCATATTCAAATCCGCGATCAGCGCGTGAGCCGTCGTCAGTTTGAGATTCGCAGAGCCGGTTCTCAATACATGATTATTGACTTAGGAAGCGTCAACGGAACCCTTTTGAATGGCAATCCGATTTCTTCGACAGACACAACACCGCTAAAAAGTGGTGATGCGATCAGTGTGCTCACAAATTATTTGTATTTTGAATTGCACGATGCAAGTTTTCAAAGCCGCCTTGAAATGGTGAATGTGCCGCCACCAAATCCGTTGGTCCCGATGGGCTCTGATTCAGTGCCCATGGAGTATCAACAGCAATCGCACGAATTGATGGCTTATCAAGGTGGTATGGCGCCAATGCCATATCAACCTCAGCAAATGCAATATCCGATGCAGGGAACTCCTGGCCAGATGCCACCTCCTTCCGGAAAATTTGATTTTCAAAAAAACCGTCCTAAAATTATCATCGGCGCAGTGGCGTTGCTCGTTGTGGCGTATCTCTTTAGTGGTGGAGAAAAAACGGCTCCTCCAGCCCCGAAGCCAGGAACTGCGGGACCAGGTTCTCCGCTTGAAGCCTTTAATAAATTAAAGCCAGAGCAGCAGGCGTTGGTTCGTCAGCGTTATAAAGATGCCAAGAATCTTTATATGCAGGGAAAATATCAGTTGGCACAAGACGAAATCATCAAGATTCAGGAGTTGGTTCCTGATTATGAGGACATTCGCGAGATCGAGCGTCTTTCAAAAGAAGCGATCTTTATTCAAGAGCAGCAACGCCGCCAAGAGCAGATTGAAAAGGCGAAGTTAGAGACAGAAGAGAAGATTCAAAAACAAACGGCGGAATGCCAAAAGAAAATCAATCCCAACATCACAATGTCAGAGATGGAAGATTGTTTAAGTCCGGTCTTGCAGTTCAATCCGGAGCATCCGCGTATTGTCGACTTAAAATCGCAAGTGGAAATCATCACCACTCAGCGTGAAGCGAAAGCGGTGGAAAAAGCCGCTTACCAATCGCAGGTCGCGAAAATGCGAGCCCTTTACGATAAGGCTCAGCAAGTGCATAAAAAAGGCAAACCTTTGGATGCGATTGCCGCTTACGAAAAAGTGATCGAGTCCAGACTGCCAGATCCAAACGGATTTAAAGGCCAGTCACAAAGAAACATTGCTTCGATTCGTCAGATGATGAATTCAAAAACGGCGAGTTTGCAAGCGGAAGCGGATAAGTTCTATCAAGCACAAAACTTGAAAGGTGCTATCTTGTCTTTAAGAAAAGCGCGCGTGATGGATCCGACGAATCCGGATTTGCCAGAGAAAATTGAACGCTACATGGTTGAACTTCGTAAGAGCATGATGACGATCTATCAAGAGGGTATCTTGGAAGAAAGTTTTGGTAACGTCGATGGTGGTGAATCCAAAGCCGGTGCGAAAGACAAGTGGAGAAAGATCCTTGAACTGGATGTTCCAGACGGTGAGTACTACAAAAAAGCCTACATCAAGTTGAAAAAGTACGGGGCGCTCTAA
- a CDS encoding sulfatase-like hydrolase/transferase — translation MQKIILTLLLTTLSLVQISCKTNDRKSVLVIAVDELTMTDVTCSQEESERSGFQLLCNESVRFTHAFTPSTLAVPALSSLMTGLYPYQHKVRHNSGPGLAAELELVSEVALKQDYRTSFFSGGAPVFRRSGLNQGFELFEDNIIPSFASLFRPFKKNSEAFLQWLKQDVGNDAFFSVIYVPDLLFTTTETTTDLGETRNLSFESQMDELDESFFELFQSLKQSNRWDQTTVILVGLNGHTSNDRYRELSPLNLHGENTQVALFIKPSQKKKRDEAIHWKVDQNVSLVDVGRTLYELLGESIVENGTSSFPSHSLLDVLKNPNSTSPEDRPILLESGWALWRKAGPLRTAGISSHVLYINDEKPLLYNTLVDRFEVNPLPLLQESILPTTQKLQNLMHKNQFPAFTSLDSEWTAKLSIPFARWMRTDQESLLLKDLKRLMSAQPRSLDILNWTAQIALNQKDWETLKQLGTKNRVSVWQYVGEKNLNGKVAKLSDSCFYLLSGVLETEQLKNCGDPLFLEFVDWVRAEERGLSKEAQRKRFERSFKNYMLDQQIQRANIAAGLIWDTSRDNVFAPSRTELALSLPEYTRIRAQVYKSIQSEEL, via the coding sequence ATGCAGAAAATCATTTTAACTCTTCTCCTCACAACACTGAGCTTAGTCCAGATCTCCTGTAAGACAAATGACAGGAAATCCGTGCTGGTTATCGCAGTTGACGAACTGACGATGACGGATGTGACGTGCAGTCAGGAGGAATCCGAGAGGTCTGGTTTTCAATTGCTTTGCAATGAGTCCGTACGTTTCACTCACGCTTTCACGCCGTCAACGCTTGCCGTACCCGCCTTGTCATCGTTAATGACGGGTCTTTATCCTTACCAACACAAAGTAAGACACAACTCTGGACCTGGACTCGCAGCGGAACTGGAATTGGTTTCTGAAGTAGCGCTAAAGCAGGACTATCGTACCAGTTTTTTTTCTGGTGGAGCCCCAGTATTTCGTCGTTCAGGACTCAATCAAGGGTTTGAACTCTTTGAGGACAACATCATTCCGAGCTTCGCAAGCTTATTCCGTCCCTTCAAAAAAAACTCGGAAGCTTTTCTACAGTGGTTAAAACAAGATGTGGGAAATGACGCTTTCTTTAGCGTTATCTATGTTCCCGATCTTCTTTTTACAACGACGGAAACAACAACGGATCTCGGCGAAACTCGCAACCTCAGTTTTGAAAGCCAAATGGATGAGCTTGATGAAAGTTTTTTTGAACTCTTTCAAAGCCTCAAACAATCCAATCGTTGGGACCAAACCACGGTGATTCTGGTTGGCTTAAATGGCCATACTTCCAACGATCGCTACCGCGAACTTTCACCTTTGAACTTGCATGGTGAAAACACACAAGTGGCTTTATTTATCAAACCCTCACAAAAGAAAAAACGCGACGAAGCGATTCACTGGAAAGTCGATCAAAATGTCAGCCTTGTGGATGTCGGCCGCACTCTTTATGAACTTCTTGGGGAAAGCATTGTGGAAAATGGGACTTCCTCGTTCCCCTCACACTCTTTGTTGGACGTATTAAAAAATCCAAATTCTACGAGCCCGGAAGATCGCCCTATACTGCTTGAGTCCGGCTGGGCTTTGTGGAGAAAAGCGGGCCCGCTGCGCACGGCCGGGATTTCGAGCCATGTTCTCTATATCAACGACGAAAAGCCTCTCCTTTACAACACATTGGTAGATCGCTTTGAAGTCAACCCTCTGCCTCTTCTGCAAGAGAGCATTTTACCGACGACCCAAAAGTTGCAAAACTTGATGCATAAAAATCAGTTTCCAGCTTTTACATCTTTGGATTCCGAGTGGACGGCAAAACTTAGCATTCCGTTTGCTCGCTGGATGAGAACGGATCAAGAATCTTTGCTTTTAAAAGATCTCAAACGTCTGATGAGTGCACAACCGCGCAGCTTGGATATTCTTAATTGGACGGCGCAAATCGCTTTAAACCAAAAAGACTGGGAGACACTGAAGCAACTGGGAACTAAAAACAGAGTGTCCGTATGGCAGTACGTCGGTGAAAAAAATCTCAATGGTAAAGTGGCAAAACTCAGTGATTCTTGTTTCTATTTGCTTTCTGGTGTTCTTGAAACAGAGCAATTAAAAAACTGCGGTGATCCACTGTTCTTGGAATTTGTCGATTGGGTTCGCGCTGAAGAACGTGGGCTTTCAAAAGAAGCCCAAAGAAAACGCTTTGAGCGTTCTTTTAAAAACTACATGCTCGACCAACAGATCCAAAGAGCAAATATTGCGGCGGGCTTGATTTGGGATACGTCCCGCGACAACGTCTTTGCGCCTTCGCGCACGGAGTTGGCATTGAGTCTTCCTGAATACACAAGAATTCGCGCTCAAGTTTATAAATCGATTCAAAGTGAAGAGCTTTAG
- a CDS encoding MotA/TolQ/ExbB proton channel family protein translates to MLAEKIFTVAHLADQVVLWILLLLSIMSIGMILERYFALKKVSSESQRVRARIKLALQSNSLEDVEDLAKDPNSIEGRAAGYALKHMKDSGSKGLEEIFNTFALTERPELEKFLGFLATVGSNAPYVGLFGTVLGIMKAFNDLATAPEAGQQTVMAGISMALVATAAGLFVAIPAVAFYNYYSKQVKSIFQNLESVKELCLAYAKKKGV, encoded by the coding sequence ATGCTCGCAGAAAAAATATTTACGGTAGCTCATCTGGCGGATCAAGTCGTTCTTTGGATCCTGCTTCTTCTAAGCATCATGAGCATCGGGATGATTTTAGAGCGCTACTTTGCGCTGAAGAAAGTTTCTTCTGAATCACAAAGAGTGCGCGCGCGCATTAAGCTTGCTTTGCAAAGCAACAGCTTGGAAGACGTGGAAGATCTTGCAAAGGATCCGAACTCTATCGAGGGCCGTGCTGCGGGTTATGCACTTAAGCATATGAAAGATTCTGGCAGCAAAGGTTTGGAAGAAATCTTCAATACGTTTGCTCTTACAGAGCGTCCTGAGTTGGAAAAATTCTTGGGCTTCTTGGCGACCGTGGGTTCGAATGCTCCGTACGTAGGACTTTTCGGGACAGTGTTGGGTATCATGAAAGCCTTCAACGATTTAGCAACAGCTCCAGAAGCAGGACAACAAACAGTGATGGCCGGTATTTCTATGGCCCTTGTTGCAACAGCGGCAGGTCTTTTTGTGGCAATCCCTGCGGTGGCTTTTTACAACTACTACAGCAAACAAGTAAAAAGTATTTTCCAAAACCTTGAGAGCGTTAAAGAACTTTGCCTAGCTTACGCGAAGAAAAAAGGTGTGTAA
- a CDS encoding ExbD/TolR family protein, whose amino-acid sequence MAAFDSGNDNEAIADINVVPLVDIILVVLIIFMVTAPMFMKPTINVNLPKAASGDQTAPSKLNIALTADGRINLNGSFVNEEDVRVKATEEAGKNAEVQAIISADKDVPHGKVVGVLDIVKGSGVKKFAISIDKK is encoded by the coding sequence ATGGCTGCATTTGACAGTGGCAATGACAACGAAGCCATAGCGGACATCAACGTCGTTCCGCTCGTAGATATTATCCTGGTGGTGTTGATCATCTTCATGGTGACGGCGCCGATGTTTATGAAACCAACGATCAACGTGAATCTGCCAAAAGCGGCCAGCGGTGATCAAACAGCGCCAAGCAAACTCAATATCGCGTTGACTGCTGACGGTCGTATTAACCTGAACGGATCTTTCGTCAATGAAGAAGACGTCCGCGTGAAAGCGACAGAAGAAGCCGGCAAGAATGCCGAAGTTCAGGCGATCATCTCAGCGGACAAAGACGTTCCGCACGGAAAAGTGGTCGGTGTCCTCGACATCGTCAAGGGTTCCGGAGTTAAAAAATTCGCAATCAGTATCGATAAGAAATAA
- a CDS encoding PKD domain-containing protein, with amino-acid sequence MTKRILKRIRNFRVLSGLLITFLTILSFQNCAPQSQMCTSSGADCSTESASSSPSTDKGSVWDSRPGNGNSSGVGVGSGSGGSGSVNIGSSGSGGSATGGGGISVGSGGSSGGTSSGSGGVTAGGSGTTTNTSFRFTKQPQSVSVVEGASFTIDATVSGGTYPYTYQWYKDNQAIGNGMGEYSSYFDTAYSYSKEGNYHIVVKDAKGQSIQSSIARVTVQEQAGNCPAGSYFTFTNATYDSGYGYFADYFDSPRGKYLLHQSYDTMNFLYQYRSYTKLYDYNVPSTLAYMAKTYISCRTEIPRIHTPTPNPSYDGDWGYGNRFNDNGYWTYQGAVNFECHNKRLKLISNTCKWVQNPNYNNGGGGN; translated from the coding sequence ATGACCAAACGTATTCTCAAAAGGATCCGCAATTTCCGCGTCCTCTCAGGTCTATTGATCACTTTCCTCACTATTTTGAGTTTCCAAAACTGTGCTCCACAAAGCCAAATGTGCACCAGCTCCGGTGCCGATTGCAGTACCGAAAGCGCAAGTTCTAGTCCTTCGACAGATAAGGGTTCTGTCTGGGACAGCCGTCCCGGCAATGGCAATTCCTCGGGAGTCGGCGTGGGTAGCGGCTCTGGCGGCAGTGGCTCCGTCAATATCGGTTCCAGCGGAAGCGGCGGTTCAGCGACGGGCGGCGGAGGAATTTCTGTCGGAAGTGGTGGCTCCTCAGGAGGAACTTCTTCTGGTAGCGGCGGTGTCACGGCTGGCGGCAGTGGAACTACAACAAACACAAGTTTCCGTTTCACAAAACAACCGCAAAGCGTTTCGGTGGTAGAAGGTGCAAGCTTCACTATTGATGCGACTGTGTCTGGTGGAACTTATCCTTACACTTATCAATGGTACAAAGACAATCAAGCGATCGGTAACGGCATGGGTGAATACAGCTCTTACTTCGACACCGCTTATTCCTACAGCAAAGAAGGCAACTATCACATTGTTGTCAAAGACGCCAAAGGCCAGAGCATTCAAAGCTCGATTGCGCGCGTGACGGTGCAAGAGCAAGCGGGCAACTGCCCTGCAGGTTCTTATTTCACTTTCACCAACGCGACGTACGACAGCGGTTATGGATATTTCGCTGACTACTTTGATAGTCCACGCGGAAAATATTTATTGCATCAAAGCTACGACACGATGAATTTCCTTTATCAGTATCGCAGCTACACGAAGCTTTACGATTACAATGTGCCAAGCACTCTCGCTTATATGGCAAAAACTTATATCAGTTGTCGCACAGAAATTCCGCGCATTCACACGCCAACACCCAATCCGTCTTATGATGGCGACTGGGGTTACGGCAATCGCTTTAATGACAATGGTTATTGGACTTACCAAGGTGCCGTGAATTTCGAGTGTCACAACAAACGATTGAAGTTGATTTCAAACACTTGTAAGTGGGTGCAAAATCCTAATTACAACAATGGCGGTGGCGGAAATTAA